The following are encoded in a window of Lactobacillus panisapium genomic DNA:
- the tsaB gene encoding tRNA (adenosine(37)-N6)-threonylcarbamoyltransferase complex dimerization subunit type 1 TsaB: MKILSVSTATNQLSVALNEDTTVMVEKSEHDKRNHSEHLDPLIAEILTENHLKLKDIDRFAVAIGPGSYTGLRIGVTTIKMFASILAKQAVGVSTMKALAANCQDTDTLIVAGIDARNDNFFAGAYLRENGQLVNIIEDGHYHIDKLLKAVKDYALAHKLEKVVFVGTGFEKQKEAINKLDLPVSFGTDEQNVTHAGVIGKLAIDEQPVEPDQLLPRYLRRTQAEVDWHKKTGKPFEADSNYVEEV; encoded by the coding sequence ATGAAAATTTTAAGTGTATCAACAGCAACTAATCAGTTAAGCGTAGCTTTAAATGAAGATACTACTGTGATGGTTGAAAAAAGTGAACACGATAAACGAAATCATAGTGAACACCTTGATCCGTTAATTGCTGAAATTTTAACCGAGAATCACCTTAAGCTCAAAGACATTGACCGCTTTGCAGTGGCAATTGGACCAGGCTCTTATACAGGATTACGGATTGGGGTTACAACAATTAAGATGTTTGCCAGCATTTTGGCCAAACAAGCAGTTGGTGTATCAACTATGAAGGCTTTAGCGGCAAATTGTCAAGACACAGATACGTTGATTGTAGCAGGTATTGATGCCCGAAATGACAATTTTTTTGCAGGGGCTTATTTGAGAGAAAATGGTCAATTAGTTAATATTATCGAAGACGGTCACTATCATATTGATAAATTACTAAAAGCCGTTAAGGATTATGCTCTAGCTCATAAACTGGAAAAGGTAGTTTTTGTTGGGACGGGCTTTGAAAAGCAAAAAGAAGCTATCAATAAGTTAGATTTACCGGTTAGTTTTGGTACTGATGAGCAAAATGTAACCCATGCAGGAGTTATCGGCAAATTGGCAATTGATGAGCAGCCTGTTGAGCCGGATCAGTTGCTACCAAGGTATTTGCGGCGTACACAAGCCGAAGTAGATTGGCATAAGAAAACTGGCAAGCCGTTTGAAGCAGATAGTAACTATGTGGAAGAGGTTTAA
- a CDS encoding folate family ECF transporter S component → MTTKEMFKVELRDLVLLGFVVAIKIVLSRFTIGTTIVHIGLGFIGSVLLGYMFGPVWGAVGGGISDLVSSALFANQGGFFIGFTLSAMVGPLIYGLILYKKPVKIWRIILATLLVTVIVNLGMNTLWLHFLYGMDFKVALIQRVPKEAIAPWLEMIITYFVLRALSRVKIRR, encoded by the coding sequence ATGACTACAAAGGAAATGTTTAAGGTCGAATTGCGTGATCTAGTCCTTTTGGGATTTGTTGTTGCCATTAAAATTGTGCTAAGTCGGTTCACGATTGGTACAACAATTGTTCATATTGGTTTGGGCTTTATTGGTAGTGTTTTATTAGGTTATATGTTTGGTCCCGTTTGGGGTGCAGTCGGTGGCGGAATTAGCGATTTAGTTTCATCGGCCTTATTTGCTAACCAGGGGGGCTTTTTTATTGGCTTCACTTTAAGTGCTATGGTTGGCCCGCTTATTTACGGTTTAATTCTGTATAAAAAACCGGTAAAAATCTGGCGGATCATATTGGCGACATTGCTGGTAACGGTAATAGTTAACTTAGGGATGAATACCTTGTGGTTGCACTTTTTGTATGGCATGGACTTTAAAGTGGCTTTGATTCAGCGAGTTCCTAAAGAAGCAATTGCGCCTTGGCTGGAAATGATTATTACCTACTTTGTTTTACGGGCTCTTTCTCGTGTTAAAATTAGAAGGTAG
- a CDS encoding acyl-[acyl-carrier-protein] thioesterase — translation MKYSEQHQVNFYECDENQHLKIPAMIDLMMSVSEHQLDNGAGSTEELNKRGLGWVVTQYHIDIKRWPKPNENITLSTDPVGYNRFLEYRDYSFSDQEGNELITAQSEWVLFDLAKRKLVSTDKEMMAKIGVPLLKKLPRFPRIRLQEDYPIKRQYRVRYDDLDTNHHLTNGHYFNWFIDTLDRDFLKNHVVSAIDIKFNLEVRYGQKPFACVKLVETDDEIKSYHTIADEDKKDKAVCELTWRKL, via the coding sequence ATGAAGTATAGTGAACAACATCAAGTAAATTTTTATGAATGTGATGAAAATCAGCATTTAAAAATACCCGCAATGATTGATCTAATGATGAGCGTGTCCGAGCATCAATTGGATAATGGTGCGGGTAGTACTGAAGAGTTGAATAAACGTGGACTCGGATGGGTAGTTACCCAATATCATATTGATATCAAGCGCTGGCCGAAGCCAAATGAAAACATTACCTTATCAACTGATCCGGTTGGCTATAATCGTTTTTTGGAATATCGTGATTATTCGTTCAGTGATCAAGAAGGTAATGAATTGATCACTGCTCAGAGTGAATGGGTCTTATTTGACTTAGCTAAGCGGAAGCTAGTTTCGACAGACAAGGAAATGATGGCTAAAATTGGGGTTCCATTATTAAAGAAACTGCCCCGTTTTCCGCGGATTCGGTTGCAAGAAGATTATCCAATTAAGAGACAGTACCGTGTTCGTTATGATGACCTAGATACTAACCATCATTTGACTAACGGCCATTACTTTAACTGGTTTATTGACACGCTTGATCGTGATTTTCTCAAAAATCATGTAGTCAGTGCAATTGACATTAAGTTTAATCTCGAAGTTCGTTACGGCCAAAAGCCGTTTGCCTGCGTAAAGCTAGTTGAAACTGATGATGAGATTAAGTCTTACCACACAATTGCCGATGAAGATAAAAAGGATAAAGCCGTTTGTGAACTAACTTGGCGCAAGTTATAA
- the rsmI gene encoding 16S rRNA (cytidine(1402)-2'-O)-methyltransferase — protein sequence MQRQSSYAQNEGKLYLVPTPIGNLEDITIRAKRILQEADYIAAEDTRTSGILLEKIGVHNHMLSFHKYNSKERAPELVKLMQDGAVIAEISDAGMPVISDPGFVLVQECIKNDIPVVPLPGASAFTTALIASGFDAQPFTYYGFLPRKAGEQKPYFVQMEQAHGTSIFYEAPHRLVKTLSNMATVFAPEREIVAARELTKIHEEFIRGTVQEVSQYFSENQPRGEFVILVSPNTEETEQLSWPELIELVDERVDQGESKKSAIKEVAQANQVSKNELYDRYHQK from the coding sequence ATGCAGCGGCAAAGTAGTTATGCTCAAAATGAGGGGAAACTTTATTTAGTACCGACTCCGATTGGTAATTTGGAAGATATTACAATCAGGGCAAAAAGAATTCTGCAAGAAGCAGATTATATTGCGGCTGAGGATACTAGAACTAGTGGTATTCTGTTAGAAAAAATCGGTGTCCATAATCATATGCTGTCGTTTCATAAATATAATTCCAAAGAGCGCGCTCCGGAGTTAGTTAAATTGATGCAGGATGGGGCCGTCATCGCTGAGATTAGTGATGCCGGAATGCCGGTTATTTCAGATCCCGGATTTGTATTGGTTCAGGAATGTATTAAAAATGACATCCCGGTTGTCCCGTTACCGGGGGCTTCGGCTTTCACAACTGCACTGATTGCTTCCGGTTTTGACGCGCAGCCTTTTACCTATTATGGTTTTTTACCGCGAAAAGCTGGAGAACAAAAACCGTATTTTGTTCAAATGGAACAAGCTCATGGCACCTCTATTTTTTATGAAGCACCGCACCGATTAGTTAAAACTTTAAGTAATATGGCAACTGTTTTTGCACCAGAACGTGAAATTGTTGCTGCCAGAGAGCTGACTAAAATTCACGAAGAATTTATTCGGGGAACTGTTCAAGAGGTAAGTCAGTATTTTTCTGAAAACCAGCCACGGGGAGAATTCGTTATTTTGGTTTCGCCCAATACTGAGGAAACTGAGCAATTGTCTTGGCCTGAATTAATTGAACTCGTTGATGAGCGTGTTGATCAGGGAGAAAGTAAAAAATCTGCCATTAAAGAAGTTGCGCAGGCAAACCAAGTTTCTAAAAATGAATTATATGATCGTTATCATCAGAAATAA
- the yabA gene encoding DNA replication initiation control protein YabA: MVDSYSKLEQLHDSMVSMTKTIESLENSILETLKENTELKVENQLLREKMDKMNNAHNNAIKTQSGLESLRKIYNSGYHICNMYYGSHRDPSSDCMFCLDILDNFGEKKKAH, translated from the coding sequence ATGGTAGATTCTTATTCAAAGTTAGAGCAGCTCCATGATTCAATGGTCAGTATGACCAAGACAATCGAGAGCTTAGAAAACAGTATTTTAGAAACGCTCAAAGAAAATACAGAGCTGAAAGTTGAAAATCAGTTATTACGTGAAAAAATGGATAAGATGAATAACGCACATAATAACGCAATCAAAACGCAGAGCGGTCTTGAGTCTTTACGCAAAATATATAATTCGGGCTATCATATTTGCAATATGTATTACGGCTCACACCGTGATCCAAGTTCGGATTGCATGTTTTGTTTGGATATTCTTGATAATTTTGGCGAAAAAAAGAAAGCACATTAA
- a CDS encoding DNA polymerase III subunit delta has protein sequence MKIDISQRGVKQAEFLRHAFEQKKLAHSYLFVDANELQALNTAYWLACLFNCTGENKPDGSCQNCQQIISGNNPDVLLVTTEGKQSLGIDQIRVLKEELAKSPVQSSVRFFIINDAQKLTLSAANALLNLLEEPIAPVVTILITNNADQILPTVRSRTQIINFSAGQKADGRTAALLANGFNQEEIAELGDTTNLDKAGKYFYQEMLEYNSLALVSAHKLADLAKGKAEQNYLLLLLKKMAQQDLNNGSQQAGARMLKHLLEVDKMRYSNVGFHNLLDYLALQWKR, from the coding sequence ATGAAAATTGATATTTCACAAAGAGGCGTTAAGCAGGCCGAATTTTTACGGCATGCCTTCGAACAAAAAAAATTAGCGCATAGCTACTTATTTGTCGATGCTAATGAATTGCAGGCTCTAAATACGGCATATTGGCTAGCCTGTCTATTTAATTGTACGGGTGAAAATAAGCCAGATGGTTCGTGTCAAAATTGCCAGCAAATTATTTCTGGTAATAATCCTGACGTCTTATTAGTTACAACTGAGGGCAAACAAAGCCTAGGGATTGATCAGATTCGTGTTTTAAAAGAAGAATTAGCCAAAAGTCCCGTGCAAAGCAGTGTCCGCTTTTTCATAATTAATGATGCACAAAAATTAACGCTATCTGCTGCTAATGCTCTGCTTAATTTGCTAGAAGAGCCCATTGCACCGGTGGTAACAATTCTGATTACTAATAATGCAGATCAAATATTACCGACCGTGCGGTCACGAACACAGATTATTAATTTTTCTGCTGGGCAAAAAGCTGATGGCAGGACGGCGGCTTTATTAGCAAATGGCTTTAACCAGGAAGAAATTGCTGAATTAGGTGATACAACCAACTTGGATAAAGCAGGTAAGTATTTTTACCAAGAAATGCTTGAATATAATTCTTTAGCACTTGTTAGCGCGCACAAGCTCGCTGATTTAGCTAAAGGGAAAGCGGAGCAAAATTATCTCTTGCTTTTGTTAAAAAAGATGGCTCAACAGGATTTAAATAATGGTAGCCAGCAGGCGGGGGCAAGAATGTTGAAGCATTTACTGGAAGTTGACAAGATGCGCTATAGCAATGTTGGTTTTCACAATCTGCTTGATTATCTTGCTCTGCAATGGAAAAGGTAG
- a CDS encoding cyclic-di-AMP receptor produces MKLIIAIVQKEDANRLQHAFAKESIRATKLATTGGFLSEGNTTFLIGIEDKFVKKVMRIIKGESQGREEYLNPNLAMTGFDVSSQPVKITVGGATCFVLSVEEFKQF; encoded by the coding sequence ATGAAGTTGATAATTGCGATTGTTCAAAAAGAAGATGCTAACCGTTTGCAGCACGCTTTTGCCAAAGAAAGTATTCGTGCAACGAAGTTAGCAACCACTGGTGGATTCTTAAGTGAAGGAAATACTACCTTTTTAATTGGAATTGAAGATAAATTTGTCAAAAAAGTAATGCGAATTATTAAGGGCGAATCACAGGGGCGTGAGGAATACTTAAACCCTAACTTGGCAATGACTGGCTTTGATGTCAGCAGTCAGCCCGTTAAGATTACCGTTGGGGGAGCAACCTGTTTTGTGCTATCAGTGGAAGAGTTTAAACAGTTTTAA
- the tmk gene encoding dTMP kinase, giving the protein MKSYFISFEGPDGSGKSTVLEQVVAQIAPQLKTQYLVTREPGGSVIAEKIRQFILDPANEKMSAKTEALLYAASRSQHMKETIIPALKAGKVIFSDRFVDSSLAYQGAGRDLGIAAVKQINEFATNGIEPNLTIFLDVKPQVGLARISKERAGQEDRLEQEKLAFHQKVYQGYQEINQSHPDRIKVVDANQPVNDVVKACVRIIENCIPRELLKD; this is encoded by the coding sequence ATGAAGAGTTATTTTATTAGTTTCGAAGGGCCAGACGGGTCCGGTAAAAGCACAGTTTTAGAACAAGTGGTTGCCCAAATTGCACCACAATTGAAAACACAATATCTAGTGACTCGTGAACCAGGTGGTTCAGTAATCGCTGAAAAAATTCGGCAGTTTATTTTAGATCCTGCTAATGAAAAAATGAGTGCAAAAACTGAAGCATTACTGTATGCTGCTTCGCGAAGCCAACATATGAAGGAAACTATTATTCCTGCTTTAAAGGCTGGTAAAGTCATCTTTTCTGATCGCTTTGTCGATAGTTCTTTGGCCTACCAAGGGGCAGGCAGAGACCTAGGGATTGCGGCCGTGAAGCAGATTAATGAGTTTGCTACTAACGGGATTGAGCCCAATTTGACCATCTTTTTGGATGTTAAGCCTCAAGTCGGGTTAGCGCGGATTTCTAAAGAGCGAGCTGGTCAAGAAGACCGTTTGGAGCAAGAAAAACTAGCTTTTCATCAAAAAGTTTACCAGGGTTACCAAGAAATTAATCAGAGTCATCCTGACCGGATCAAAGTCGTGGATGCCAATCAACCGGTTAATGATGTGGTAAAAGCATGTGTTAGAATTATTGAAAATTGTATACCAAGAGAATTGCTAAAGGACTGA